Proteins co-encoded in one Salvelinus sp. IW2-2015 linkage group LG17, ASM291031v2, whole genome shotgun sequence genomic window:
- the LOC111977082 gene encoding small ribosomal subunit protein eS10, with the protein MVYAHPHKNIFMLNNQGRFNFSPLRWIPHQYACVGLSGSGLKTRIKMLMPKKNRIAIYELLFKEGVMVAKKDVHLAKHPELADRNVPNLHVMKAMQSLKSTGYVKEQFAWRHFYWYLTNEGIQYLRDFLHLPPEIVPATLRRQMRPETARPRPKGMEGERVERPARFNREGGDRDNYRRSAAPPGADKKAEAGAGAATEFQFRGGFGRGRGQQPPQE; encoded by the exons ATGGTATACGCACACCCGCACAAAAACATATTCATGTTGAATAATCAGGGACGTTTTAATTTCTCACCGCTGCGCTGGATACCACATCAATACGCATGCGTCGGTCTCTCCGGCTCCGGTCTCAAAACGAGAATCAAG ATGCTGATGCCCAAGAAGAATCGTATAGCCATCTACGAGCTACTCTTCAAGGAGGGGGTGATGGTGGCCAAAAAGGATGTGCATCTGGCTAAGCACCCGGAGCTGGCCGATAGGAATGTGCCCAACCTTCACGTAATGAAGGCAATGCAG TCTCTGAAGTCAACTGGGTACGTGAAGGAGCAGTTTGCCTGGCGCCACTTCTACTGGTACCTGACCAATGAGGGCATCCAGTACCTGAGGGACTTCCTGCATCTGCCCCCAGAGATTGTTCCCGCCACTCTGCGTCGTCAGATGCGCCCGGAGACCGCCCGGCCCAGGCCTAAAG GTATGGAGGGTGAGAGAGTTGAGCGGCCAGCTAGGTTTAACCGTGAAGGAGGAGACCGAGACAACTACAGACGTTCTGCTGCACCAC CTGGCGCAGACAAGAAGGCTGAAGCAGGCGCTGGTGCAGCTACTGAGTTCCAATTC AGAGGCGGATTTGGACGTGGCAGAGGACAGCAACCACCACAGGAGTAA